Proteins from a genomic interval of Salmo salar chromosome ssa14, Ssal_v3.1, whole genome shotgun sequence:
- the LOC106569610 gene encoding caytaxin isoform X1 — MGTAEVMSEVTARMDSMEVKDEWQDEDFPRPLPEDGDMEDRGLTDNTTTPPNTLNVGVWGESSALRKRRMLVAPDMNMSLDQSEGSVMSDDFLGNPDDLDVNVDDMDTPDDNDSLEFITNGNELEWEDDTPIVSSKGLPGGQTEEEEEAGRLWRTVIIGDQEQRIDMAVIRPYLRVVTHGGYYGEGLNAIIVFAACYLPESSCEDYTYIMENLFLYVISSLELLVAEDYMIIYLNGATPRRRMPGISWLKRCYHTINRRLKKNLKWLVIAHPSWFIRTVLAISRPFISVKFLDKIRYVHTLDELSQLIPMDHIQIPECVLQYDDQKMTAQKERQEMEHTKSAPPTER, encoded by the exons ATGGGAACGGCAGAGGTCATGTCAGAGGTCACGGCACGCATGGACAGCATGGAGGTCAAGGACGAGTGGCAGGACGAAGACTTCCCCAG GCCTCTACCAGAAGATGGAGACATGGAGGACAGGGGGCTCACTGACAACACGACAA cTCCCCCTAACACCCTGAACGTTGGTGTTTGGGGTGAGTCGTCGGCCCTGCGTAAGCGCCGTATGCTGGTAGCCCCGGACATGAACATGTCATTGGACCAGAGCGAGGGTTCCGTCATGTCAGATGACTTCTTAGGTAACCCTGACGACCTGGATGTCAACGTGGACGACATGGACACGCCCGACGACAACGACTCCTTGGAGTTTATCACCAACGGCAACGAGCTAGAGTGGGAAG ACGACACTCCTATAGTGAGTTCCAAGGGTCTGCCTGGAGgccagacagaggaggaggaggaggcaggcagactgtggaggacagtgatcataGGAGACCAGGAACAGAGGATAGACATGGCTGTCATCAGACCATACCTGCGGGTGGTCACACATGGAG gTTACTACGGTGAGGGTCTGAATGCCATCATAGTGTTTGCGGCGTGTTACCTGCCAGAGAGCAGCTGTGAGGACTACACTTACATCATGGAGAACCTCTTCCT CTATGTGATCAGTAGCCTGGAGTTGTTAGTGGCTGAGGACTACATGATTATCTATCTGAACGGAGCTACGCCTCGCAGGAGGATGCCTGGTATCAGCTGGCTAAAGAGGTGCTACCACACCATCAACAGGAG GTTGAAGAAGAATCTGAAGTGGCTGGTCATTGCTcacccatcctggttcatccgtACAGTCCTGGCCATCTCCAGACCCTTCATCAG tGTGAAGTTCCTGGATAAGATCCGTTATGTTCACACATTGGATGAGTTGAGCCAGCTGATTCCTATGGACCACATACAGATCCCAGAATGTGTCCTGCA ATATGATGACCAGAAGATGACAGCACAAAAAGAAAG GCAGGAGATGGAGCATACCAagtctgcaccccccacagaaaG
- the LOC106569610 gene encoding caytaxin isoform X2: protein MGTAEVMSEVTARMDSMEVKDEWQDEDFPRPLPEDGDMEDRGLTDNTTTPPNTLNVGVWGESSALRKRRMLVAPDMNMSLDQSEGSVMSDDFLGNPDDLDVNVDDMDTPDDNDSLEFITNGNELEWEDDTPIVSSKGLPGGQTEEEEEAGRLWRTVIIGDQEQRIDMAVIRPYLRVVTHGGYYGEGLNAIIVFAACYLPESSCEDYTYIMENLFLYVISSLELLVAEDYMIIYLNGATPRRRMPGISWLKRCYHTINRRLKKNLKWLVIAHPSWFIRTVLAISRPFISVKFLDKIRYVHTLDELSQLIPMDHIQIPECVLQYDDQKMTAQKER, encoded by the exons ATGGGAACGGCAGAGGTCATGTCAGAGGTCACGGCACGCATGGACAGCATGGAGGTCAAGGACGAGTGGCAGGACGAAGACTTCCCCAG GCCTCTACCAGAAGATGGAGACATGGAGGACAGGGGGCTCACTGACAACACGACAA cTCCCCCTAACACCCTGAACGTTGGTGTTTGGGGTGAGTCGTCGGCCCTGCGTAAGCGCCGTATGCTGGTAGCCCCGGACATGAACATGTCATTGGACCAGAGCGAGGGTTCCGTCATGTCAGATGACTTCTTAGGTAACCCTGACGACCTGGATGTCAACGTGGACGACATGGACACGCCCGACGACAACGACTCCTTGGAGTTTATCACCAACGGCAACGAGCTAGAGTGGGAAG ACGACACTCCTATAGTGAGTTCCAAGGGTCTGCCTGGAGgccagacagaggaggaggaggaggcaggcagactgtggaggacagtgatcataGGAGACCAGGAACAGAGGATAGACATGGCTGTCATCAGACCATACCTGCGGGTGGTCACACATGGAG gTTACTACGGTGAGGGTCTGAATGCCATCATAGTGTTTGCGGCGTGTTACCTGCCAGAGAGCAGCTGTGAGGACTACACTTACATCATGGAGAACCTCTTCCT CTATGTGATCAGTAGCCTGGAGTTGTTAGTGGCTGAGGACTACATGATTATCTATCTGAACGGAGCTACGCCTCGCAGGAGGATGCCTGGTATCAGCTGGCTAAAGAGGTGCTACCACACCATCAACAGGAG GTTGAAGAAGAATCTGAAGTGGCTGGTCATTGCTcacccatcctggttcatccgtACAGTCCTGGCCATCTCCAGACCCTTCATCAG tGTGAAGTTCCTGGATAAGATCCGTTATGTTCACACATTGGATGAGTTGAGCCAGCTGATTCCTATGGACCACATACAGATCCCAGAATGTGTCCTGCA ATATGATGACCAGAAGATGACAGCACAAAAAGAAAG